ACTCAGCAATCTCTCTCAAAACCTTGATCCGTTCTCAGTCGTTGCCTCATCAAAAACACTAACAGTGATCAGCCTTGAAGCGTCGTCCATGAAGGCCATAAAGACTATTCTGAGTATGTCCTTGTTCATTAGCTTCCTCACGTGGCAAAGTTCGAGTGTAAAGTTATTTCGGGATACTACAGATAAGCACAGTAACCGTAAAATTCATAAGACATCCCTCAAACAGACAAACAGGGGCTCGTGGTCTAGGGGTCATGACGTCGCCTTGACGAGGCGAAGGTCGCCCGTTCGAATCGGGCCGAGCCCACTAAATTCTTAAATTTTTAATTTTGCTGCCTGTTCAGCTCTAAAAAAGCTCAATAATTTGTTTAAGGCTTCTGAAAAGTCATTTTTGGGTTTTTCTTCGAATAAGATGATTCAGATTTTGTTCCAGATCGTTCCAAGTGGAACATAGCGGAGGAAAGTTTCGTGATGAGCAAAGACTCACTCAGAGATCAGCCTCCAAAGATATCTCTAATCACATCCTCCCAGAATTCAGGATCTTCAGCGGCGATTCTATCGTTTTCCTCCCACTCCCTGAGCATGAATTCTTTCATGAACTCGTCTATCGTTTTTACCTCTATCCCTTGCTCTCTGGCCCACTTCATGGCATCCTCCGATAGATCATCTTCGTAATCCATAATTATGCGTAAGTTTTTCCTTATCCTCTTCGTTACACTCTCCAGCTCTTCCTTGGAGATGCTGTCTGAATCATCCTCGTAATCTGGCTTTACCAGCAGAAACTTCTCCTTCTTCCCATTCTTGGTGGCGTCAACTACTGAGAACTTCCCCTTTCTGGCTGACTTCACAACCTTATAATCCATCCTCTCCAGATACTTCGAAAAGACCTCCTCAAACTCTTCTATGGAGCTGAAATCGTAGCTTTCGCTGGAGACGTAAAAGTAAAGCTTCTTTTTGAAGTACACGCTTTCTACGATAGACCTTCCAAAGTCAGTAAACCATCCATTCTCTACCCACTCGCTAAGAAAATCCTCTCTAATCCTGTACCTATCGTAGTATTCAATCTCTCCCCCATCAGCACGCTCTATTATCATCATCTCGTTAAATTCGAACCCGCTGAGCATTATTGAGTTGAAATCTTTATGGCTGTCAACACAAATTTTTGGGGTTGTACTCTCTTTTCCAAATGTAAAAACGTACTTTCTTGCTGGTAGCCTATCAGGGATGAAGTATTCAGGTTCCTCATTTTCAAAAAAGTGCTTGGAAACGTGTATCTGACAAAGTTCACCATCTTTGGAGTAGTACGCAGCTGCTGGCAACGTATCGTTCAAAAACTTGTCAACAAAGTACGGAAAATCCTCTCTTATGAATATTTTCAGTATGGAGTCTTCTTTTTTCAGCCTCATAACAGCTATCTGCTTCAGTTATTTATATCAGTTTTTAGTGGGCATCACAAGCCTAATTGAGCAAGTTGAATCCAAAGATTGAATCATCGATTTAGTGGTAAATCCGCAGGAAGTGGCTGAAAATTCATCAAATTCAACTGAAATCAACGAGATTCAGAATGATTCTACGTTGATTCAACCCCAACATCAACTCAAATCAGCTTTGAATCAGCAATGAATCAACATCAATCAGCAATCAACGCTGCATCAAGAATTTGATTTGAGTTTAGCAATTTTACAAACACGATAAACCTCATACTAAATGGAAAAACTTAATTCTGAATAGTTTTATTATAGCTCATGGTTACAGGTGAAGTTCCATCACTCAAAAAAGCAATTCTTGAAAGCAAGATTGTATTCGATGATGAACTTGTGAGGATTGCATCAGATCCTAACGCAAATGTGAATGATGCGATTTTTGAGGTAGAGTTCTCAAATTTCCTGAGTGGAAATGCCCATCCTGACTATCTCGATCCTGCGAGGTTTTACAAGAAAACGCATTTCACAGAGGATGCGAAAAACATTTTGAAGAGAGTTTTATCGAGGGTTACATACGATTCTGATGAATCCTATGCAATTATCCTCGATACAACCTTTGGTGGAGGTAAAACACATACACTCATTGGAATCTACCATCTTTTCAAAAACAGGGATGTGGCAATAAACTTCCACGAGATAAAGCAGATTCTCAAGGATCTCGGAATTCCAGCAATTCCAGATGTTGAAATTGTTGCAATTGACGGCCACAATATCGATCCAGATGAGAATCTCTGGAATGTGATTGGCAGACAGCTTGGTGACGAAACACTTGCCTCCAGAAAATCCCCTCCAACCGCTCAGGAGATAGAAAATGCAATAAGAAAGGTTGGAAAACCTGTAGTATTCCTGATTGATGAGCTTGTGATTTACATTTCAAAAATACTTGATAGCGAAGCAAGAATTGCCCAGAATAAGGGTTTCATTCACTCACTTTTTGTTGCAACTGAGGCAACCAAAACATCCATTGTAATTCTTACAATTCCAGAAAGCGAAGCTTACAAGAAGGAATCCGAAATTCTAAGAGATATAACGGCCATTGCTGAAAGAGGAGCAACCAAAATCGCACCTGTTGCAAAAGAGGATATAATCCGAATACTGAAAAAGAGATTTGTAAAGGAAGTGGATGAAAAATACGCAAGGGCTGCAGCAAAAGCTTTAACGACCTTTACGCAACAAAACTCGGTATTGGCGAGGCTGTTAGTGAGGAAAGGCTGTTTGAGTGCTACCCATTTAACCCAGAACTTGTGGAGGAGATATTTTTTGGCAGAATAGGCATGTACGAGGATTTCCAGAGAACGAGAGGTATACTCCAGATAATGGCGAGAGTTATTGTAAATCTGCTAAGACATGCAGAGGAGATTCCTGAAACCACGATGTTCATTTCTGCTGGAGAGATTGATCTCTCATATCCTGAGCTAATGAGAAAGCTTACAGATCGCATATTCGGGGCGAACTTGATCAGGTTGTTCAAATAGATATAGCAACTGCTGAGGGAACTGCCCATGCTCAGAAAGCGGATGGAAAAATAAGATTTGGAAACTTTGTGAGAATCGCAACTGCTGTTTATCTTTACTCCCTTTATCCAGACGAATCCAAGAAGGGTGCCAACAGCAGGCAGATATTCAGGGCTTTGGGCGATGAAAGTCTTGATCCTTCAACAATAGATGCATATCTTGAGAGACTCTACGATGAGATTGCAACCCACATTTTCAGAGCTGAGGGGACAGACAGGTATTACTTCAAAACTGAGGAAAATCCGAGAGCCCTCGTTAGGTATGCGGCAAAGGATGTTAAGGATGAGGAGGTCAAGCTACATCTGCAAAAACAGCTGGTTGGGAAAATAATACCCTCAACGGATGTTGTTGCCGTAAATATCTTCGAGAAAGAGATTAAGAGAGATAATACGGATCCAGGAAAGCTCAACCTCTTTGTGATTGATTACGAGGAAGTGTTCAGAATTTATGCTCACCTTAAAAGATCGAAGGAGTATGAGAGTGAGGCTGAAGATGTAGTTGCCAGGGAAGCCTTCAGCAGAATTTTCTCCCAAATGCTATCAATTACTGCTCCAAACAGAAATTCGGTTGTACTTCTCTTCCCAGTTGCAGGGGGAATTCCCTCATTCATGAGTGATGTGAAGGAGCTGATTGCTTGCGAGAAACTCAAGAAGGAGAGATCGAAAGATAAGGAGTTCCTCAAGGAGCTAAAAGCAATTCAGGAAAGAATCTATGCCAAGACCGCTCAGAAATTGATAAACCTCTACTCCTATGCAGGATTTTTCCGAAAGAACGATCAGGTGATAGGGCAACTCTCGCCGCTAACCTACGATGAGAAGGCGAAATACACTGAAAGGATTTTCGAGGAGCTTGAAAGGAAATGGGGGAAGGTTCTGAGTTCTGCAAGTGAGGATTACATTTACGGAGTTATGGGCAAGGAAAAAGACTACATAAAACTCTCAGAGCTTATAAACACGATAGCAAACTCAACAGGTTATCCGTTTGTTCCTGCAAAATATCTGAAGGGGAGCATTAAGGAACTGGTAAAGGCTGGAGAAATTGCAGTATACAGGGGGGAGATATGCGATCCTGAAGAGGTTGACCTCAGGAAAAGTGAAGAAATCGTCAAGAGTCTGAAACTTGGTATTGAGCTTGGCGAGATAAGGGATTCAGACTATGTTGTTAAGAAGGAGTTTGCTGAAGAGCTTTTAGGGGCTGCAAAGAGGAAGAGAGCAGATGAAGCTGCTAACAGAATTCTTGAGGTTCTTGGAGATAGAAATTACGCTGAAATCTCCTCCATCGAGTCTGAACTCCCAGATCTGAGCAGAAAAGATATTGTGGATGCTGTTAAGAGATCCCAGAGGCTTGAACTTTATGGCGGGGATATTTCACTGATCAGGAAAGTTGAGGAGGGGGCTGAGCTAAGCGAAAGCGAGAAGGAAGAAATTCTATCTGGATTTAATGCTGAACATGGTGAATTCATTTTCAAAAAGGAGTATGCTGAGGGGATCAAAAATAAGATCAGAACTGTTGAGTGGGAACCTCCTGAAATTTCAGAGGATGAAGAGAGGAAAGGTGAAGAGATTAAGGTAAGCGACCTCATAGAAAGATTTGAGGATTTTGAAGGCAGGAGGGTGAAGAGAATCAAGGTAAAAGGAAGCGGATCGAATAGCCTTAAAGAGGATGCTCTTAATTTGGGAGGAGCAGTACCGTTCCTCAACTTAAAAGGTAAAATTGCAGTTGATTTGAAAGGCAGGGTATTTTTCAAATGCTCATCAGAGCTTGAAAAGGCAGGCATAATTGAAGAAATACTGAGGAAAATAGCAGAGCTTGACAGCAATCCAGAATATTCTGTTGAGCTTGAAATTGATGCAGAGGTTAATGATGATTTCAGAATATTTGCAGAGCAACTTACTTCAACAAAATCTGAGAAAACACTCGTGGTGGAATAATGCTCGCCATAAAAAATACCGTTTACGAGGTTGTTGAAACTCCAAAGTACATTACGATGTACGAGAGCTACCAGAACAGGGAGAAAAGCTACAGGATGAAAATAGCCTCCGCTACTGGATGGAGAAAAGATGCGATAAAGAATTTGATGAAGAAGCTCAAAATTCAGGAGAAAACAGATGATGTTGAGAAGGCAATGAGAATTTACGTGGCAATCAAGGTTCTGAATTCGATGAAGAGGGCTGAGCAGAGATACAAGCTGGTGGATACCGTTCTCAATCTCCCACCTGAAGAAGTGTTTTTCTGGGCGTAGAAGCTCTCATCCACGAAGAATGGAGCTTATGCGTTCAGGGTTCTTTACGGGCTGATTTAATCGTAAACCTTTCCTCTTCTTTCAACTTTTAAGATGTGAACCGTTTTGGTTGGCTTATCGAGAAAGTAAATCACTCTGAAATCTCCAATTCTGATACGGTAAGTGTTCTCCTCGCCTTCAATCTTTTTAACATCGAATCTTTTCCAAGGAATTGGATCTGTTTTGAGCGTTTCCAGAAGTACACCAAATTTCTTTAAATGAGCTTTTTTAAGACGTTTCAGCTCTTGAGTTGCTTTCCTGTGAACTACAACCCTAAACACCAAGCTCCCTCTTCAGCTCATCCCAGTCAACGTGTTCTCCTTTTAACGACTCTTCTTTCAGCTTTCTGATTTCCAGAAGCTCCTCCTCAGAAACTTTTTCTGCCGGTATTATAAGTTCCTCAAGCTGCTCAATTTTTTCCCTTATCTTCTTAACCTCGCTGTAAATCTCCCGCAGGAGTGCTTCGTTCATGGTTTCACCAGTCTTTATTTGGCTTTGAGAAGATAAATAATTTGCTTCGATTCAGATTTAAAGCCAAATAATTTTTTAAGTTAAAAGCCCATATTAAACAGGTGCTGGATATGGGTGAGATAACGATAAGAGCGAGAATTCCCAAGGAGCTTGAAGGCTCTGAAGGTGTGCTCAAAACAGAGAACTCATGGGAGGAGCTTGAGGCTGAAATGCATGAAGATGTTTTTGGACATCTTTATCGAGCATTTTAAAGGATTGCACTCATTTCAGATGTTGAAAACCTGAGATAGGTGGTGCAATGAAGTTGCTGATTGAAGAGTTCATTCCCGTTGAAGAAATAAGTGAGGAAGCGAAGAAAGAAAAGCTCGGAAATGCCAAACCCCCTATCTTCTCCCTCCACTACTGGTGGGCGAGAAAGCCGTTGATTACTGCAAGGGCTGCGGTTCTTGGAGCTTTAATCTCAAAGGAGAATTTACCGATGATAGTTGGTAATGGGGATTTAAAAACCAATTTACTGCGCATTCTGAGAATACCCAAAGATATCAACGAAGGGCCAAGGGCCCACACACAGGATCCTCCAGCCGAATACTTGAAGGAGGCAATAATCAAAACGTGGGGTGAAATTCCCACAGTTCTCGATCCTTTCGCAGGTGGAGGTTCGATTCCCTTCGAGGCTTTGAGGTTAGGCTGTAACGCTGTTGCTGTGGATTACAATCCCGTCGCATATTTAATTTTAAAAGAAACCCTTGAATATCCGAAAAAGTATGGAATGAAGCTAATACTATGATGTTAAGAAGTATGCTGAGCAGATATTCAGAGAGCTGAAAGAAGAGCTCGGCAGATTTTATCCAAAACATGATGAAAAGGATGTCGCTGCATACATTTTTTCATGGGTGGTTAAATGCCCCCAGTGCGGATTTGAAACGCCTTTAGTTGGTTCATGGCAGCTTGCCAAAACGAAGAGAGGTAAAGAGGTTTATCTTGCCTATGAGGTTGAAGGAGACGAGCTGAAGCTTGAGATAAAGGAAGGTATGGCTCCAGAAGGAAATGTATCGAGAGGGGATGGAGTTTGTTTGAAATGTGGAGCTCACATTCCCAATGATGAGGTTGTGAAGCAGATAAGGGAGAATGAGAAAGAGAGGATGCTTGCAGTTGCTCTGCTAAACTCAGGAAGGGGGGGGGAAGGAATACGATGTGCCTTCTGATGAGGATTTGAAAGCATTTGAGGAGGCTGAAAAGGAGCTTAAAAAGAGCTGGTTCAGGTTTTATCGTGAGGGGTTGATTCCTGATGGAGAGATGCCGAGAGACTACAGGTTTACGCTTTATTTGCCAAAGCATTATCAGCTTTTCAACCCAAGGCAGTTGCTTTTGATGGTAAAATTTGCTGAAAAGGCAAAAAGAATTGTTAATGAAATTGCTGAGAGAGATGAGGAGTATGCAAAGGCGATGGGTGTTTATCTCTCGGCAATTATTGCAAAGCATGTTGACAGAAACTGTAGAGGTACTACATGGGATTCTGGTTATGAAGTAATCTCCTCAATGTTTGGAAAAAGGAGACCTTCGATGATGTGGGATCATACTGAAGTTAATCCGTTCGTAAAATCCTCTGGCACCCTCATAAACAACATAAACGACGTTCTCAACGCCCTTAAATACTCCATCGAAAAACTCTCCTCCACACAAGCCACAATCGAAATCATAAACGAATCCACAGCCTCATGGAAACCTCAAAGAAAGTTCAAAATCATAGTCACCGATCCCCCCTACTACGATGATACCCCCTATGGCGAGGTTAGCGAGGTTTTCTACATCTGGCATAAACGAATTGTGGGGCATCTTTTCGAGAAGGAATCCAAATACTTCAGAAACGATAGGGTTGAAACATCCGAGGAACTCGATGTTGGGGGAAATAGAGATAAGGAGTTCTTCAACAACCTTTTCATAAAAACGATGCAGAACGTTCACGATTTACTTGATGATGATGGTATCCTTGTTCTCTTCTTTGCCCACAAAAGCCCTGAAGCGTGGTATTTCGTTCTCGAAGCTTTAAGACAGGCAGGCTTCAACATCACAGCAACGTTTCCCATCCACACAGAAAGCACGGAAAGCGTTGTTGCAAGGGGCAAGAAATCAATCTACCATAGCCTGATCATAACCGCAAGAAAGAGAAAGGAAGAAAAAACGGGGATCATAGAAGAAATACTCCCAGAAATCGAAGAAAAAATTTACCAGAGAGCTGATGAGCTGGAAAAATACGGTTTGAAAGGCTCTGATCTCCTTGTCGCTGCGATGGGAGTGGCTTTAGAAGTTCTCACATCCTACTCTGAAATAAAGAGCTATTCTGGGAAGATAACAGCGAAGAGTGCTATCGAAATAGCTCAAACAGTTATGGCCAGATACATAACAAGAAAAATGATTGGGGAGGAGGCGGATCCTGTAACCACCTTCTACATTTACTCCCGCCTGAACGGCATGGATACGATGGATTACGATACTGCCAATAGTTCATCAAAAGCTTGGGGCTTAAGGAAGAAGATCTCGAAAAGAGCGGTTTGATAAAGATCGTGAAAAGCAGGAGTAGGAAAAGTGTTATCCTGCAGGATTATTATAGAGGTGATTCCAACATCGAGGTTGCGGGTTACGATACTATCAGGGGCAATAGCCTGATTGATTACATCCACAAAGCCCTGAGAGCTTACGATATTGAGGGAATGAAGGGGTTTGATAGAGTTAGGAGCGAGATTCCCTACTCAATGAAAGCTGTAATTGGAGTTCTGCAGGCTCTCGCAAGGATAAGGCTCGATCCCTCAAGGAAGAATGATAGGGAGGCTAATAGAGCGGCAGAGATACTTGAACACCTCAGAATGCTGGATGAGAAGCTCGAAAGGTGGGGAGTAAAATGACATACTGGGTTTTCAGCTCTAACTCTCTGGAGAACATTGAGATCGGATACAGAAACATGATTTGGGGATTCTGGGATAGGGATGCAGGGGAAAAGCAGAAAAAGAACTGGAGAAGCTTTATCAGAAAATACAACCAGATAAAGCCCTTCGATGTTGCAGTATTTCAAATTGCAAAACTGGAGAGATAAACGCCATCGGAGTTATTAAAGAAACGTATTACGACGACCAAACTCCTGTTTGGGAGAATGAATTCAGTCATAGCAGAGTTACTTATCCATGGAGAGTGCATTTTTCAGCCATGATCTTCTCCAGAGAACCAGTAGTTAAGAAGTATATCAGGATACAGGATTATCTGGACGGTTACGGTATTGGTGAACTCGAACCTCACGATTTCAACGTCATCATAGATGCATTTCGCCAGAAATTTGGTGAGATTTCGGTGAGGTGATAACATGCTTTACCCGCTTTTCAGAGTGGCAGTAGATTCATACCATCTCTTCACAAAATACCAGTATGATCCTGTAAGCGTTCTTGCAGCCTCCAAAATTAATCTTCTCCCATACCAGCTTGAGGATTTTCTCAATCTGCTGGATATAGCCGATAGCGGAAGGCCTGTCAGGGTGCTTATAGCCTACGAAACTGGATTGGGTAAAACGATTCTCGCAGGGCTTTTCATAAAGGAAATGGTAATCAGAAATCCAAATACAAGAATACTGATCGTAACCCCTCCAAATGTTCAGTATCAGTGGCAGGATGAGCTGAAAAATAAATTTGGCATGCATGTTCCCCTGCTTACGGAAGCTGATAAACAGGGCAAGGATCCTCTAAAACAGAAGTGGCTCATAGCCTCAATGGATACGCTGAAGGGGGAGAACTGGCTCAGGAGAGTTGAAGATCACAGATGGGACATCGTTGTTGTTGATGAACTCCATAGAGCCACCATTAAAAACAGAAGAGCCCAGCTGATTCAGGTTCTGAGGGATAGAACCAAACACATGCTGGCTTTAACCGCAACTCCCCACGACGGGAAGGAGGATCAGTTCGTTTTTCGCCTCAGCCTGATTAACAGGAACGTTGATGAGCAAAACTGGAAGGAGTTCGTAAAGAAATACACCTTCAGGAGGAGAAAAAGGGACGTTCTCGATCTCGAAGGAAGGAAAATATTCCCGCAGAAAGTGTATCCTCTAACAATAGAGATAGAGCCAGATGAGGAGGAGAAGGAATTCTACTGGGAGGTTGAGAAATACGTAAGGAGCTACTACAAGCTGGCTGAGGAGGAGAATAAAAGATCAATAGGGCTTGTTGCGACCATTGTTGGCAGGGCTGTTTCTTCAAGCATAAACGCTGGAGTTCAGGTTCTCAAAAACAGGTACAGAAGGTTATTTGAGGGGTTTGCGGAGGAGCTCGAAGATGCTGAAGACATTCTCGACGAATTAAAGCAGGCTGAGGAAGAGGGCGATGATGAGAAACTTGAAAAGCTAAGAATGAAAATCATAGAATCCGTTCCTGTCAGGAAGGATCTCGTTGAAAAGGAGAAGGAAGTTCTTGAAAGGTTGATAACCCTCGGAGAGAAATTGCTTGAGAGAGGGAGGGATAAAAAAACCGAGAGGCTTGTTCAGGTTGTAAATGAGCATATGGAGAAGGGTAACAAAGTTATAATTTTTACACAGTTTCTGGCAACGCTCGATCACCTTGAGAGAACCTTCAAAGAGATTTATGGCGAGAATAGTGTTGTTACTGTACATGGCGGGCTAACGCATGAAGAGAAGAAAAACAGAATTGCCAAATTGTGGGATAGCGCAAAAATCCTGATTGCAACAGATGCTGCTGGAGAGAGCCTCAACCTGCAGGCTGCAAACGTAGTAATTCATTACGAAATCCCCTGGAATCCCGTTGTTTACATCCAGAGAGTGGGGAGGGTTTACAGATACGGGCAGGAAAAGGACATCTACATTCAGAGTATGCTTCCAGTTTTCAAGATTGAAAGGAGGGTTCTCGAAGTTATTCTCCAGAAGGTTGAAACCATTGAGAAGGATTTCGATATTGGCAGTGTTGAGATCATTGGCACGATAATATCCGAAAGGGACATTGAGAACGAAATCTGGAGGGCTTACGTTGAGGATAGAATTGAAGATGCTGGAGAAGAGGTTTCCAAGAAATTCGATAAGGGCAAATCGGTTCTCCAGAAAATAAGGCTGGTTCTTGAGAAGGCTGAGGCTGCGAAGAAACACGTTAGGGCTGAAAAGCTGCTTGAGGATAGGGGGATTGTTGAAATCATCACCGAAGAGGATCTCAGGAAGTATCTGTTCTACTTTGGTGAGGCAAAGTTGGGTGAGGGAAAGTTCTACGATGAGTTTACATTCTTTGAAATAAAGGATGTCAGAATCCATCCCGAAAAGATTCTTACCGAGATTAAACCGTCAAAGGCCGAAATTCTCGATCTAAAAGATGTAACCACCCTTAGCGAAAAGGAGCTGAAGCTTGACAACCCAGCGATAAGAAAGGCCCTTTATATAGGAATGTGCCAGAGGGGAGAGGCGATTTTTAGTGGTAATGAGGAGGGATATGGAGAGATCAGGCTGCTGAAACTCTTTGATTTCTACGGTGAGCCAATATACGAGATTCCAGTGGTGGTTTTCAACGGATCTATTAAGCCTTTCAGATTTCTGCAAACCCTTGAACCCGTTATACTCTCGGACGAGATTGAAAAGGAACTTACAGCTGATCTGGAGAGCAAAGAAATAGAAATTCGTGATTCATCTTATATTAGCGAAGTAAAGGAAGAACAGAGGCTGTATCTCAAGGAAAGAGTAAACAAAGTTCTCGATGCGCTTTCAATTGAGGAAGAGTACTACAAGAGGTTTCTATCAGACGAGCAGGCAAAGAAGAAGCTTCAGGAAATTCAGGAAATGAAGAAAAAAGAGTACAGGCGATCGTTGAGAATCCATGATAGGCTTTCTGAGCCCATTGCAAAATTCTGGGTGCTGAAACCAGAGAAACTAACTGAAATGCTCCACAAAATTGCAGAAAAAACTGATGATGGCCAACTGCTGAAGGAAATAGAGAGCTCAATCGAGGATTTTGATCCCGAATTATGGAAAAGGAAGCGAGAGGTTGAGCTTGCTGGCATGAAACTCGTGATGAGCTGTGAGGAGAAGTGGGGCAGATTTCCCAAGGATGTATCTGCAGACGGAAGAGGATACGATATTGAGAGTTTTGATCCAAATTCGGGAGAGAAGAGGAGAATAGAGGTGAAATCCTTCAAAACGAGCCAATTGAAGTAACTTTAACAGAGAACGAGTACAAAGCTGCTAAATTCTACGGGGAAAAATACTACCTCTACATCGTAAAGAGGGTTTTTGAGGCTGGTTGCTCGGAAATAGAGATAATTCAAGATCCAGCAAACAAACTCCCCTTTGAAATCGAGTGGAGGCCTTACTACGTATGGCGTTACGGAAACTATATTTAAAATATGAAGATTTAATTTTGCTGGAGGTGTTGAGATGTCCAAAATTGTGGGTGTAACCTATCCTATCCCCAAGCGATTCATGGACCGCTTTTTCAAGAAAGGAAAGGATGTTTTCGTAAAGCCAGCAACCGTCTGGAAGGAGCTAAAACCGGGAATGAAGTTCGTTTTCTATCAGTCACACGAAGATACTGGTTTTGTTGGTGAGGCAAGGATAAAGAGAGTTGTGCTGTCAGAAAACCCAATGCAGTTCTTTGAAACGTTTGGAGATCGAGTTTTTCTCACAAAGGATGAGCTTAAAGAGTACATGAAGTCGCAGGAAAGGTGGGGAAGAAGAAGAGAAAGCAAAAAGAAAAAGCTCTGGATGGCCATAGAGCTTGAAGACGTCAAGAAATACGATAAACCAATCAAGCCAAAGAGGCTCGTGCCAGTTGGAGGGCAGTATCTCAGAGAATGACCTCAACTTTCTTCAAATACTCTGTATTGCTACTTCCCGCTTTGATAAACTTAGCCGCTTTCTTGACCAACTTCCAAACTAATACTCTACCAGTCGAACCCATCAACCTCTATCTTTCAAATTTTGTGCACTCAGATTTCTATCACCTTACAGGTAACATAGTTGTATATATTGTCTCTGCTTTCCTCTCATTTATCTTCTTTAGGAATTCGGATATGAAAGGGTTTTCTGGATATCTTTTACCCTCATATTCATTTTTGTACCATATCTGACTTCAATTTCCACAATTTATTTCTTAAATCGGTCTTCAATAGGTTTCTCCGGAGTTGTTTCAGCTTTTATCGGGCTGTATGCTTTTACAATTGTAATATTTCTAACTAAACACTCTGCGAACAGCGCAGTAAGCTTCTTGTTTGTTTTAATCATTGGTGCTGGTGTTATCTCTCTAACTTACAGGGATTTCGTTTTTGGGGCATTATCAGTATCATTTGCAGTATTGATTGCACCAATATTGATGAGAAAGGTTGAATTTGACAGAAAAGAGTTAATACAGTTAATATTGCTGATAGCTTTGTATATATTCTTTATGATTGGGATATTCCCACAGCAACTTGTTATTGGCAGGAATTTCGTAAACATTTTAGGCCACTACTTAGGATTCTTTGCAGGTTACATGATTCCATGGCTGTTGCGTAGATGGTGATAAAATGAGAATAGTATTCGTCTGCTCTCCCTTTCAGGGCAAAGCGGAAAACATCGAGAAAGCCAAGGAGTACTGCCGATTTGTCCTTGAGAAAGGCTGCATTCCCTTAGCCCCACACATCTACTTCAGCCAGTTTATGGATGACAACAATCCAGAGGAGAGAAGAAAGGCTCTGGAGATGAACAAAAGGCTGATGGAGTTCTGCGATGAGCTGTGGATTTTTGGAGAAGAAATAACGGAAGG
The nucleotide sequence above comes from Archaeoglobus fulgidus DSM 4304. Encoded proteins:
- a CDS encoding restriction endonuclease — its product is MRLKKEDSILKIFIREDFPYFVDKFLNDTLPAAAYYSKDGELCQIHVSKHFFENEEPEYFIPDRLPARKYVFTFGKESTTPKICVDSHKDFNSIMLSGFEFNEMMIIERADGGEIEYYDRYRIREDFLSEWVENGWFTDFGRSIVESVYFKKKLYFYVSSESYDFSSIEEFEEVFSKYLERMDYKVVKSARKGKFSVVDATKNGKKEKFLLVKPDYEDDSDSISKEELESVTKRIRKNLRIIMDYEDDLSEDAMKWAREQGIEVKTIDEFMKEFMLREWEENDRIAAEDPEFWEDVIRDIFGG
- a CDS encoding DUF499 domain-containing protein encodes the protein MVTGEVPSLKKAILESKIVFDDELVRIASDPNANVNDAIFEVEFSNFLSGNAHPDYLDPARFYKKTHFTEDAKNILKRVLSRVTYDSDESYAIILDTTFGGGKTHTLIGIYHLFKNRDVAINFHEIKQILKDLGIPAIPDVEIVAIDGHNIDPDENLWNVIGRQLGDETLASRKSPPTAQEIENAIRKVGKPVVFLIDELVIYISKILDSEARIAQNKGFIHSLFVATEATKTSIVILTIPESEAYKKESEILRDITAIAERGATKIAPVAKEDIIRILKKRFVKEVDEKYARAAAKALTTFTQQNSVLARLLVRKGCLSATHLTQNLWRRYFLAE
- a CDS encoding ATP-binding protein yields the protein MEEIFFGRIGMYEDFQRTRGILQIMARVIVNLLRHAEEIPETTMFISAGEIDLSYPELMRKLTDRIFGANLIRLFK
- a CDS encoding ATP-binding protein, whose translation is MIDYEEVFRIYAHLKRSKEYESEAEDVVAREAFSRIFSQMLSITAPNRNSVVLLFPVAGGIPSFMSDVKELIACEKLKKERSKDKEFLKELKAIQERIYAKTAQKLINLYSYAGFFRKNDQVIGQLSPLTYDEKAKYTERIFEELERKWGKVLSSASEDYIYGVMGKEKDYIKLSELINTIANSTGYPFVPAKYLKGSIKELVKAGEIAVYRGEICDPEEVDLRKSEEIVKSLKLGIELGEIRDSDYVVKKEFAEELLGAAKRKRADEAANRILEVLGDRNYAEISSIESELPDLSRKDIVDAVKRSQRLELYGGDISLIRKVEEGAELSESEKEEILSGFNAEHGEFIFKKEYAEGIKNKIRTVEWEPPEISEDEERKGEEIKVSDLIERFEDFEGRRVKRIKVKGSGSNSLKEDALNLGGAVPFLNLKGKIAVDLKGRVFFKCSSELEKAGIIEEILRKIAELDSNPEYSVELEIDAEVNDDFRIFAEQLTSTKSEKTLVVE
- a CDS encoding type II toxin-antitoxin system RelE family toxin → MFRVVVHRKATQELKRLKKAHLKKFGVLLETLKTDPIPWKRFDVKKIEGEENTYRIRIGDFRVIYFLDKPTKTVHILKVERRGKVYD
- a CDS encoding DUF1156 domain-containing protein, which codes for MKLLIEEFIPVEEISEEAKKEKLGNAKPPIFSLHYWWARKPLITARAAVLGALISKENLPMIVGNGDLKTNLLRILRIPKDINEGPRAHTQDPPAEYLKEAIIKTWGEIPTVLDPFAGGGSIPFEALRLGCNAVAVDYNPVAYLILKETLEYPKKYGMKLIL
- a CDS encoding DUF1156 domain-containing protein, producing the protein MPSDEDLKAFEEAEKELKKSWFRFYREGLIPDGEMPRDYRFTLYLPKHYQLFNPRQLLLMVKFAEKAKRIVNEIAERDEEYAKAMGVYLSAIIAKHVDRNCRGTTWDSGYEVISSMFGKRRPSMMWDHTEVNPFVKSSGTLINNINDVLNALKYSIEKLSSTQATIEIINESTASWKPQRKFKIIVTDPPYYDDTPYGEVSEVFYIWHKRIVGHLFEKESKYFRNDRVETSEELDVGGNRDKEFFNNLFIKTMQNVHDLLDDDGILVLFFAHKSPEAWYFVLEALRQAGFNITATFPIHTESTESVVARGKKSIYHSLIITARKRKEEKTGIIEEILPEIEEKIYQRADELEKYGLKGSDLLVAAMGVALEVLTSYSEIKSYSGKITAKSAIEIAQTVMARYITRKMIGEEADPVTTFYIYSRLNGMDTMDYDTANSSSKAWGLRKKISKRAV